The following proteins are co-located in the Microplitis demolitor isolate Queensland-Clemson2020A chromosome 3, iyMicDemo2.1a, whole genome shotgun sequence genome:
- the LOC103577567 gene encoding intraflagellar transport protein 43 homolog B isoform X1, producing MDWKNDHETNSKKNYLQQFIPRLGRRAGQNLAQEESKFDDDIDSPVLAIPSATSIRTAPVAPPRTRKTGWGDELKTNNKKPVNIVEQEKLQEDKNEIDDIPVIPDIEEIQEENNSHVSNAPSTGINRVAAYKELDTDLLKNASFAFLDNVNLSILTEKLYSEKLIKETDDVWNWDYLFAQVSSELNNEEQKIIKETI from the exons ATGGATTGGAAAAATGATCAtgaaacaaattcaaaaaag AATTATTTACAGCAATTTATCCCAAGACTTGGTAGAAGAGCTGGACAAAATTTAGCTCAAGAAGAATCTAAATTTGATGATGACATTGATAGCCCTGTACTGGCTATTCCTTCTGCTACATCTATAAGAACAGCACCTGTAGCACCTCCACGCACACGTAAAACTGGATGGGGTGATgagttaaaaacaaataa taaaaaaccAGTTAACATAGTTGAACA ggaaaaattacaagaagataaaaatgaaattgatg atattccTGTTATACCGGATATCGAAGAAATtcaagaagaaaataattccCACGTGTCAAATGCTCCTTC caCTGGAATTAATCGAGTTGCTGCATACAAAGAATTGGACACAGATCTTTTAAAAAACGCATCATTTGCATTTTTAGACAacgtaaatttatcaattctcactgaaaaattatattctgaaaaattaattaaagaaactgATGATGTTTGGAATTgggattatttatttgctcaAGTATCTtcagaattaaataatgaagaacaaaaaataataaaagaaacaatttaa
- the LOC103577566 gene encoding uncharacterized protein LOC103577566 → MPIFMDTNQSLPMPPISSLQDNFNVYDSTYPYIALSTTLFDKSLRSIYNMLDHIKSQLAGKETSSDLNQISVNNSNNYEVNNSAEETSPIRVITKDDREQLGIVNRSLLKDVIKESIEEINNDLEQRQGTRFNVGNSNAPIVSKTSGPTVRQNNDNTNKTIDDINKNDTQIVSTTVPPVNTTVHPGYYGGNPQNINNINLIPGIPGLPSHSYGYPNEIQYGPPPSIYEHGYGHGPGPGYGQGAFNQDYYHPESYYEIPVDHSSTGSFSAPTEHWPIYPPYARALKFPNNDKSRKINTNSFKPSSKIE, encoded by the exons ATGCCCATATTCATGGATACTAATCAGAGCTTACCAATGCCTCCAATATCATCATTACAGGATAACTTTAACGTTTACGATTCAACTTATCCATATATTGCACTTTCTACGACTCTTTTCGATAAATCACTCCGTTCAATTTACAATATGCTCGATCACATAAAGTCACAGTTGGCTGGCAAAGAAACTTCTAGCGACCTTAATCAAATTTCTGTGAATAACTCAAACAATTATGAAGTTAACAATAGCGCTGAAGAAACGTCACCCATTAGAGTTATTACCAAAGATGATAGAGAGCAATTGGGAATCGTTAATCGCTCGCTCTTAAAAGATGTTATTAAAGAGTctattgaagaaataaat aatGATCTAGAACAAAGGCAAGGAACACGTTTTAATGTTGGTAATAGTAATGCTCCAATAGTTTCTAAGACATCAGGACCAACAGTTCGacaaaataatgataacactAATAAAACCATTGATGATATTAATAAGAATGACACTCAAATAGTATCAACTACAGTACCTCCAGTCAATACAACTGTTCATCCTGGATATTATGGTGGAAATCCACAAAAcataaacaatattaatttgataCCCGGGATACCCGGATTGCCATCTCATTCATATGGTTATCCAAACGAAATACAATATGGTCCTCCGCCTAGTATTTACGAACATGGTTATGGACATGGACCTGGACCTGGATATGGACAAGGAGCGTTTAATCAAGATTACTATCATCCCGAATCTTATTATGAAATTCCAGTAGATCACTCATCGACCGGTTCTTTTTCTGCACCGACCGAACACTGGCCAATCTACCCACCATACGCAAGAGCACTTAAATTTcctaataatgataaaagcaGGAAAATTAATACCAATAGTTTTAAACCTTcgagtaaaattgaataa
- the LOC103577567 gene encoding intraflagellar transport protein 43 homolog B isoform X2, protein MDWKNDHETNSKKQFIPRLGRRAGQNLAQEESKFDDDIDSPVLAIPSATSIRTAPVAPPRTRKTGWGDELKTNNKKPVNIVEQEKLQEDKNEIDDIPVIPDIEEIQEENNSHVSNAPSTGINRVAAYKELDTDLLKNASFAFLDNVNLSILTEKLYSEKLIKETDDVWNWDYLFAQVSSELNNEEQKIIKETI, encoded by the exons ATGGATTGGAAAAATGATCAtgaaacaaattcaaaaaag CAATTTATCCCAAGACTTGGTAGAAGAGCTGGACAAAATTTAGCTCAAGAAGAATCTAAATTTGATGATGACATTGATAGCCCTGTACTGGCTATTCCTTCTGCTACATCTATAAGAACAGCACCTGTAGCACCTCCACGCACACGTAAAACTGGATGGGGTGATgagttaaaaacaaataa taaaaaaccAGTTAACATAGTTGAACA ggaaaaattacaagaagataaaaatgaaattgatg atattccTGTTATACCGGATATCGAAGAAATtcaagaagaaaataattccCACGTGTCAAATGCTCCTTC caCTGGAATTAATCGAGTTGCTGCATACAAAGAATTGGACACAGATCTTTTAAAAAACGCATCATTTGCATTTTTAGACAacgtaaatttatcaattctcactgaaaaattatattctgaaaaattaattaaagaaactgATGATGTTTGGAATTgggattatttatttgctcaAGTATCTtcagaattaaataatgaagaacaaaaaataataaaagaaacaatttaa